A portion of the Krasilnikovia cinnamomea genome contains these proteins:
- the ybeY gene encoding rRNA maturation RNase YbeY, which produces MSIEIANESGVEVDTDAILAVARHALDEMGVNPLAELSILLVDIDYMGELNHRWMGSDGPTDVLAFPMDEGSVDHGPGEAGTGEPALLGDIVLAPEVAAKQAVAAGHTAADELHLLTVHGALHLLGYDHAEPEEEREMFALQNRLLQSWHAGRRAG; this is translated from the coding sequence ATGTCCATCGAGATCGCCAACGAGTCGGGAGTCGAGGTCGACACCGACGCGATCCTCGCGGTGGCCCGGCACGCCCTCGACGAGATGGGGGTCAACCCGCTCGCCGAGCTGTCGATCCTGCTCGTCGACATCGACTACATGGGGGAGCTGAACCACCGCTGGATGGGCAGCGACGGCCCCACCGACGTGCTGGCCTTCCCGATGGACGAGGGCAGCGTCGACCACGGGCCCGGCGAGGCGGGCACGGGCGAGCCGGCGCTACTCGGCGACATCGTGCTGGCCCCCGAGGTGGCCGCCAAGCAGGCGGTCGCGGCGGGGCACACCGCAGCCGACGAGCTGCATCTGCTGACGGTCCACGGCGCGCTGCATCTGCTCGGCTACGACCACGCCGAGCCGGAGGAGGAGCGCGAGATGTTCGCCCTGCAGAACCGGCTCCTGCAGAGCTGGCATGCCGGGCGGCGGGCCGGCTGA
- a CDS encoding CNNM domain-containing protein, whose product MPGGGPADAVDTPLFAADATGGLPDLQLLSYALVLVLLAGLASMTDAALTTVSTARATEMAREGQRGAAALAAVAGDVVRHVNLLLLLRLLCELTATTLVALVAVDTYGAGWQAALVTAGAMTVVSFVVVGVAPRTIGRQHAYAIGRAAGPLVRGLGRVLNPLASLLILIGNAVTPGKGFPEGPFGSQVELRELVDLAEQRGVVEHGERQMIHSVFALGDTIAREVMVPRTEMVWIEAPKTLQQALVLFLRSGFSRIPVIGDSVDDVLGVLYLKDVVRRTQSGDPAAGAEPVAEVMRAATFVPESKPVDDLLSEMQAARTHLVIVVDEYGGTAGLVTIEDILEEIVGEITDEYDVERPPVDHLDDGAVRVTARLPIEDLGELFGVELPADEVETVGGLLAQTLGRVPIPGASVDVGGLHLIAEGTTGRRNRIDSVLVRRVPAPAGHSESSPEAEERQHADA is encoded by the coding sequence ATGCCGGGCGGCGGGCCGGCTGACGCCGTGGATACCCCGCTATTCGCCGCGGACGCCACGGGCGGCCTGCCGGACCTGCAACTGCTCAGCTACGCGCTCGTGCTGGTGCTTCTCGCCGGCTTGGCCTCGATGACCGACGCCGCCCTGACCACGGTCTCCACGGCCCGGGCCACCGAGATGGCCCGCGAGGGCCAGCGGGGCGCGGCGGCGCTGGCCGCGGTCGCGGGCGACGTGGTGCGCCACGTCAACCTGCTGCTCCTGCTCCGGCTGCTCTGCGAGCTGACCGCGACCACGCTGGTCGCGCTGGTCGCGGTCGACACGTACGGGGCGGGGTGGCAGGCCGCGCTGGTTACGGCGGGTGCGATGACCGTGGTGAGCTTCGTGGTGGTCGGGGTGGCCCCGCGCACGATCGGGCGCCAGCACGCGTACGCGATCGGCCGGGCGGCCGGGCCGCTGGTCCGCGGCCTGGGCCGGGTGCTGAACCCGCTGGCCTCGCTGCTGATTCTGATCGGTAACGCGGTGACCCCGGGCAAGGGCTTCCCGGAGGGACCGTTCGGCAGCCAGGTGGAGCTGCGGGAGCTGGTCGACCTGGCCGAGCAGCGCGGGGTGGTGGAGCACGGCGAGCGCCAGATGATCCACTCGGTGTTCGCGCTCGGCGACACGATCGCCCGCGAGGTGATGGTGCCGCGCACCGAGATGGTGTGGATCGAGGCCCCGAAGACCCTGCAGCAGGCACTGGTGCTCTTCCTGCGTTCGGGCTTCTCCCGGATCCCGGTGATCGGCGACAGCGTCGACGACGTGCTCGGCGTGCTGTACCTGAAGGACGTGGTGCGGCGCACCCAGAGCGGCGACCCGGCGGCCGGGGCCGAGCCGGTGGCCGAGGTCATGCGGGCCGCCACGTTCGTGCCCGAGTCCAAGCCGGTCGACGACCTGCTCTCGGAGATGCAGGCCGCCCGCACCCACCTGGTCATCGTGGTGGACGAGTACGGCGGGACGGCCGGGCTGGTCACGATCGAGGACATCCTGGAGGAGATCGTCGGCGAGATCACCGACGAGTACGACGTCGAGCGCCCGCCCGTGGACCACCTGGACGACGGCGCGGTGCGGGTCACCGCCCGGCTGCCGATCGAGGACCTGGGCGAGCTGTTCGGGGTCGAGCTGCCCGCCGACGAGGTCGAGACGGTCGGCGGCCTGCTCGCCCAGACGCTGGGCCGGGTGCCGATCCCGGGTGCCAGCGTGGACGTGGGCGGGCTGCACCTGATCGCGGAGGGCACCACGGGGCGGCGCAACCGCATCGACTCGGTGCTCGTCCGCCGGGTGCCCGCGCCGGCCGGGCACTCCGAATCCAGCCCGGAAGCCGAGGAGAGACAGCACGCCGATGCCTGA
- a CDS encoding cytidine deaminase translates to MPEPTIAPAAADAALSAEDAKLVTLARSARARVGAAEGAAVRDQDGRTYAAASVALPSLSVTALQLAVASAAAAGASKLEAAAVVTEASNLDGAGHAAVRDLAADAPIHVAAPDGTLLGTVTQ, encoded by the coding sequence ATGCCTGAGCCGACCATCGCCCCCGCCGCCGCTGACGCGGCGCTGAGCGCCGAGGACGCCAAGCTCGTCACGCTCGCCCGCAGTGCCCGCGCCCGTGTCGGGGCCGCCGAGGGCGCCGCTGTACGCGACCAGGACGGCCGTACGTACGCGGCGGCCAGCGTCGCGCTGCCCAGCCTGTCCGTCACGGCGCTGCAGCTCGCGGTCGCGTCCGCGGCCGCCGCCGGCGCCTCGAAGCTGGAGGCCGCCGCCGTGGTGACCGAGGCGTCGAACCTGGACGGTGCCGGTCACGCCGCGGTCCGCGACCTTGCCGCGGACGCGCCGATCCACGTCGCGGCGCCCGACGGCACGCTGCTCGGCACGGTCACGCAATGA
- the era gene encoding GTPase Era, with product MGRPNAGKSTLTNAIIGQKIAITSNKPQTTRHIIRGVLHRPDGQLVLVDTPGLHRPRTLLGQRLNDLVRDTWSEVDVIGVCFPADEPVGAGDRFISAEIAELKATVIAVVTKVDLVDPATLAQRLIAVSELYDFAEIVPVSAVSGHQVDTLVEVLVRHLPESPQLYPDDVLTEEPEQVLVAELVREAALEGVRDELPHSIAVLVQEMLVEGNLTKVYADVYVERDSQKSIVIGTRGSRLKDVGTRARAQIEALLGTKVYLDLHVRVAKEWQRDPKQLRRLGF from the coding sequence GTGGGGCGGCCGAACGCGGGCAAGTCCACGCTGACCAACGCGATCATCGGGCAGAAGATCGCGATCACCTCGAACAAGCCGCAGACGACCCGGCACATCATCCGGGGCGTGCTGCACCGCCCGGACGGCCAGCTCGTCCTGGTGGACACCCCAGGACTGCACCGCCCGCGTACGCTGCTCGGTCAGCGCCTCAACGACCTGGTCCGCGACACCTGGAGCGAGGTCGACGTGATCGGGGTGTGCTTCCCCGCCGACGAGCCGGTCGGCGCCGGGGACCGGTTCATCTCGGCCGAGATCGCGGAGTTGAAGGCCACGGTCATCGCCGTGGTCACGAAGGTCGACCTGGTCGACCCGGCGACGCTGGCCCAGCGCCTGATCGCCGTGAGCGAGCTGTACGACTTCGCCGAGATCGTGCCGGTCAGCGCGGTGTCCGGCCATCAGGTCGACACGCTGGTCGAGGTGCTGGTCCGGCACCTGCCGGAGTCCCCGCAGCTCTACCCGGACGACGTGCTGACCGAGGAGCCGGAGCAGGTCCTGGTCGCCGAGCTGGTGCGCGAGGCGGCGCTGGAGGGGGTGCGCGACGAGCTGCCCCACTCGATCGCCGTGCTGGTCCAGGAGATGCTCGTCGAGGGCAACCTGACCAAGGTCTACGCGGATGTGTACGTGGAACGCGACAGCCAGAAGTCGATCGTGATCGGTACCCGCGGTTCCCGGCTCAAGGACGTGGGCACCCGGGCCCGGGCCCAGATCGAGGCGCTGCTGGGCACGAAGGTCTATCTGGACCTGCACGTGCGCGTGGCCAAGGAGTGGCAGCGGGACCCGAAGCAGTTGCGCAGGCTGGGCTTCTAG